A genomic segment from Nicotiana tabacum cultivar K326 chromosome 7, ASM71507v2, whole genome shotgun sequence encodes:
- the LOC107805748 gene encoding uncharacterized protein LOC107805748: MESSRITLRPYRSSDVDDLLLWGGDDRVTKSIHFTTLTSQEDALTFIEKSTIPWRRSICIDDRSIGIVVARPGSGDDRCRAEIGYALAAEYWGQGITPKAVKMAIPLIFNDFPEIVRLQALSDANNKASHRVLEKAGFVKEGMFRKYFYFKGEIKDVVLYSLLSTDPIPSDP, encoded by the coding sequence ATGGAATCATCAAGAATCACTCTCCGTCCATATAGATCATCAGATGTTGATGATCTACTATTATGGGGAGGAGATGATCGAGTAACCAAGTCAATCCATTTCACTACTTTGACTTCACAAGAAGATGCATTGACCTTCATTGAAAAATCTACCATTCCTTGGCGTCGATCCATATGCATCGATGACCGTTCGATTGGAATCGTGGTGGCGCGCCCTGGATCTGGTGATGACAGATGTCGAGCCGAGATAGGATATGCTTTGGCAGCTGAGTATTGGGGACAAGGGATCACTCCTAAGGCTGTGAAGATGGCAATCCCTCTGATTTTCAATGACTTTCCTGAAATAGTAAGGTTGCAAGCATTATCTGATGCTAACAATAAAGCATCCCATAGGGTGTTGGAGAAGGCTGGATTTGTTAAGGAGGGCATGTTcagaaaatatttttactttaaaGGGGAAATTAAGGATGTTGTACTTTACAGTTTACTTTCCACTGATCCTATACCTTCAGATCCATAA